Proteins from a genomic interval of Youhaiella tibetensis:
- a CDS encoding alpha-glucosidase/alpha-galactosidase: MSFKVAIIGAGSVGFTKTLISDLLKVPEFAGVEFALTDINAHNLDMIRQIIEKIVAVNNLPAKVTATTDRREAISGARYIMSCVRVGGLEAFATDVNIPLKYGVDQCVGDTICAGGILYGQRNIPVILDFCKDIREVAEPGALFLNYANPMAMNTWAALEYGGVNTVGLCHGVQHGAHQIAQVLGVTDDELDYVCSGINHQTWYIDIRAKGRKIEKDELIEAFEKHPVYSRQEKVRIDVLKRFGVYSTESNGHLSEYLPWYRKRPEEIGRWIDMSDWIHGETGGYLRYSTERRNWFETDFPKFLEEAAKPLSQHKRTSEHASHIIEAIETGRVYRGHFNVRNNGVITNLPADAIIESPGFVDRFGINMIEGQTLPMACAATCSVSISVQRMSVEAAMKGDLDLLKLAVLHDPLVGAICTPDEVWQMVDEMVVAQAQWLPQYADAIPGAKERLAKGTVKTRDWEGAARKRVRSVEELREITGGHH, encoded by the coding sequence ATGTCATTCAAGGTTGCCATCATCGGCGCCGGTTCGGTGGGTTTTACCAAGACCCTGATTTCGGACCTGCTCAAGGTTCCTGAATTCGCCGGCGTCGAGTTCGCGTTGACCGACATCAATGCCCATAACCTGGACATGATCCGCCAGATCATCGAGAAGATCGTGGCGGTCAACAACCTGCCGGCCAAGGTCACGGCCACCACCGATCGCCGGGAGGCGATTTCGGGCGCGCGCTACATCATGAGCTGTGTGCGCGTCGGCGGGCTCGAGGCCTTCGCCACCGACGTCAATATCCCGCTCAAATACGGTGTCGACCAGTGCGTGGGCGACACCATCTGCGCGGGCGGCATCCTCTACGGCCAGCGCAACATCCCGGTCATCCTCGATTTCTGCAAGGACATCCGCGAGGTCGCCGAACCGGGGGCGCTGTTCCTCAACTACGCCAACCCCATGGCAATGAACACCTGGGCTGCGCTCGAGTATGGCGGGGTCAATACCGTAGGCCTCTGCCACGGGGTGCAGCATGGCGCCCATCAGATCGCGCAAGTCCTGGGCGTCACCGATGACGAGCTGGATTATGTCTGCTCGGGCATCAACCACCAGACCTGGTACATCGATATCCGCGCCAAGGGCCGCAAGATCGAGAAGGACGAACTGATCGAGGCCTTCGAGAAGCACCCGGTCTATTCCCGCCAGGAGAAGGTACGCATCGACGTGCTCAAGCGCTTCGGCGTCTACTCCACCGAGTCGAACGGTCACCTTTCCGAATACCTGCCCTGGTACCGCAAGCGCCCCGAGGAGATCGGCCGCTGGATCGACATGAGTGACTGGATCCACGGCGAGACCGGCGGCTACCTGCGCTACTCCACCGAGCGCCGCAACTGGTTCGAGACCGACTTCCCGAAATTCCTCGAGGAGGCCGCCAAGCCGCTCAGCCAGCACAAGCGCACCAGTGAACACGCCAGCCACATCATCGAGGCCATCGAGACCGGCCGCGTCTATCGCGGGCACTTCAACGTGCGCAACAATGGCGTCATCACCAATCTGCCGGCAGATGCGATCATCGAAAGCCCCGGTTTCGTCGATCGCTTCGGCATCAACATGATCGAAGGCCAGACCTTGCCGATGGCGTGCGCCGCGACCTGCTCGGTTTCGATCTCGGTGCAGCGCATGTCGGTCGAGGCCGCCATGAAGGGCGATCTCGATCTGCTCAAGCTTGCCGTGCTGCACGATCCGCTGGTCGGCGCCATCTGCACGCCCGACGAAGTCTGGCAGATGGTCGACGAGATGGTCGTCGCCCAGGCCCAATGGCTGCCCCAATACGCAGACGCCATTCCGGGCGCCAAGGAGCGGCTGGCCAAGGGAACGGTCAAGACGCGCGACTGGGAAGGCGCCGCACGCAAGCGGGTACGCTCAGTCGAAGAACTGCGTGAGATCACCGGCGGTCACCACTGA